A window of Pedobacter lusitanus contains these coding sequences:
- a CDS encoding cupin-like domain-containing protein — translation MSFILKPVDTVENISPADFKKNYLDPRKPLIIKGLTKSWPAREKWTTEYLKEIGGDLEVPLYDNAKVDPSKPINSAVAHMRFGDYLDLIKSEPTELRIFFFNLFKHVPSLIKDIVLPKDLMGGFIESMPAMFFGGSNSVTFLHYDIDLPHLFHTHFGGRKHIILFDNKWKERLYCIPNATYALEDYDVANPDFDKFPALRGVEGYEVFLEHGDTLFMPTGMWHWMKYLDGSFSLSLRAWDASPIRKAQSLFNLAIKGGLDSVLKMALKAPYAQYREKLAVKRAEKALAKGYPKK, via the coding sequence ATGAGCTTTATATTAAAGCCGGTAGATACCGTTGAGAATATTAGTCCGGCAGACTTTAAGAAAAACTATTTAGATCCCAGAAAACCTCTGATCATTAAAGGTTTAACAAAGAGCTGGCCAGCCAGAGAAAAGTGGACTACTGAATACCTGAAGGAAATTGGTGGTGACCTGGAAGTCCCTTTATATGATAATGCAAAAGTAGATCCGTCCAAGCCTATCAACTCGGCGGTAGCACATATGCGTTTCGGTGATTACCTGGACCTGATTAAATCGGAACCTACTGAACTGCGTATATTTTTCTTTAATCTCTTTAAGCATGTACCCAGCCTGATCAAAGATATCGTCCTGCCTAAAGATTTAATGGGTGGTTTTATAGAAAGTATGCCTGCAATGTTTTTCGGAGGTTCAAACTCTGTAACCTTCCTGCATTATGATATAGATCTTCCGCATCTTTTCCATACTCATTTTGGTGGAAGAAAACATATCATATTATTTGATAATAAATGGAAAGAGCGCCTTTATTGTATTCCAAATGCCACTTATGCACTGGAAGATTATGATGTCGCTAATCCTGATTTTGATAAATTCCCGGCGCTCAGAGGTGTAGAAGGGTATGAAGTATTCCTGGAGCATGGCGATACGCTGTTTATGCCTACTGGTATGTGGCACTGGATGAAATACCTGGATGGTTCATTCTCTCTGAGTTTAAGAGCATGGGATGCTTCTCCGATCAGAAAAGCACAGAGTTTATTTAACCTGGCAATCAAAGGCGGTCTGGATAGTGTATTAAAAATGGCCTTGAAAGCTCCTTATGCACAGTACAGAGAAAAACTTGCGGTTAAAAGAGCAGAAAAAGCTTTAGCTAAAGGTTATCCGAAAAAATAA
- a CDS encoding cupin-like domain-containing protein encodes MKFDLTQIDCVDDISKEDFEKNYLNARKPLVIKNMAKNWPAYQKWSMDYMKTVVGDKLVPLYDSSKADPSKPINASAAEMKFADYIDLIKTTPTDLRIFLFDPIKQAPKLLNDYIAPKELMGGFLDSYPNMFFGGKGSVTFLHYDIDMAHIFHTHFNGRKHVILFENKWKERLYQIPYATYALEDYDIENPDFDKFPALKGVKGIEAYLEHGDTLFMPTGYWHWMKYLDGSFSISLRAWDKSWAVKARSLYNLTIQRKFDNFMKANFREKYMAWKERLAVKRANKALAEHIPS; translated from the coding sequence ATGAAGTTTGACTTAACTCAGATTGATTGCGTTGATGATATTTCAAAAGAGGATTTTGAAAAAAATTATCTTAATGCACGCAAACCATTAGTCATTAAAAACATGGCTAAAAATTGGCCTGCATATCAAAAATGGTCAATGGATTACATGAAAACTGTAGTTGGAGATAAATTGGTTCCTCTATACGACAGTTCAAAAGCTGATCCCTCAAAACCAATCAATGCCTCTGCTGCAGAAATGAAATTTGCAGATTATATTGATCTGATCAAAACTACCCCTACTGATCTTCGTATATTCCTTTTTGATCCGATTAAACAGGCCCCGAAATTACTGAATGATTACATCGCTCCAAAAGAGCTGATGGGTGGTTTTCTGGATAGCTACCCGAATATGTTTTTTGGCGGAAAAGGCTCCGTGACTTTCCTGCATTACGATATAGATATGGCCCATATCTTTCATACGCATTTTAACGGCCGGAAACATGTAATCCTGTTCGAGAATAAATGGAAGGAACGCCTTTACCAGATTCCTTATGCGACTTATGCACTGGAAGATTATGATATTGAAAATCCTGATTTTGATAAATTCCCGGCACTGAAAGGAGTAAAAGGTATAGAAGCGTATCTGGAGCATGGCGATACCCTGTTTATGCCTACGGGTTACTGGCACTGGATGAAATACCTGGATGGTTCTTTTTCTATCAGTCTGCGTGCCTGGGATAAATCATGGGCAGTGAAAGCAAGGAGTCTATATAATCTTACTATCCAGCGCAAATTTGATAATTTCATGAAAGCTAATTTCAGAGAGAAATACATGGCATGGAAAGAAAGGCTGGCTGTTAAAAGGGCAAATAAAGCTCTTGCGGAACACATTCCTTCCTAA
- a CDS encoding vWA domain-containing protein — protein sequence MRGFHFSNFQADDKPKGGFDEMLKLFTQLLNYTAGDAGETLAWMNELDKQYKFTTGDYGMGDFIDDLKDKGFIKENSKDGSMDITSKTEQVIRKSALEEIFGKLKKAGKGNHNSNISGIGEEKNADRREYTFGDSLDQIDMTASIQNAQINHGIGNFTLTENDLEVEEKDYKTLTSTVLMIDISHSMILYGEDRITPAKKVAMAMAELIHTRYPKDTLDIVVFGNDAWPITVKDLPYLQVGPYHTNTLAGLELAADLLRRRKTHNKQIFMITDGKPTCLKENGRYYKNSMGLDRKVINKTLNMAAQCKRLNIPITTFMIAQDPYLQQFVREFTEINGGRAFYSSLTGLGEYIFEDYIKNRRKTVR from the coding sequence ATGAGAGGTTTCCATTTTTCTAATTTTCAGGCAGATGATAAGCCTAAGGGTGGCTTTGATGAAATGCTGAAGTTATTTACCCAGCTATTGAATTATACTGCGGGTGATGCAGGTGAAACACTGGCATGGATGAACGAGCTGGATAAGCAATATAAGTTTACCACCGGCGATTATGGTATGGGTGATTTTATTGATGACCTGAAGGATAAAGGTTTCATCAAAGAGAATTCCAAAGACGGCAGTATGGATATCACTTCAAAAACTGAACAGGTTATCCGTAAATCTGCACTGGAGGAAATCTTTGGAAAACTGAAAAAGGCCGGCAAGGGAAATCACAATAGTAATATCTCAGGGATTGGCGAGGAGAAAAATGCAGATCGCCGTGAATATACTTTTGGCGATAGTCTTGACCAGATCGATATGACTGCATCGATACAGAATGCACAGATCAATCATGGAATCGGAAATTTTACTTTAACTGAGAATGATCTCGAGGTAGAGGAGAAAGATTATAAAACACTGACCTCTACAGTGCTGATGATTGACATTTCTCATTCCATGATCCTATACGGCGAAGACAGGATTACTCCGGCCAAAAAAGTAGCTATGGCCATGGCCGAGCTGATCCATACCCGTTATCCTAAAGACACACTGGATATTGTTGTATTTGGTAATGATGCCTGGCCGATTACCGTTAAGGACTTACCTTATCTGCAGGTTGGCCCATATCACACCAATACACTCGCCGGCCTGGAGCTGGCCGCAGATTTACTTCGCCGCCGCAAAACACACAATAAACAGATCTTCATGATCACTGACGGTAAACCCACCTGTCTGAAAGAGAATGGCCGTTATTATAAAAACAGCATGGGGCTGGACAGAAAAGTGATTAACAAAACACTGAATATGGCAGCGCAGTGCAAAAGGCTCAATATTCCAATTACTACATTTATGATTGCTCAGGACCCCTATTTACAACAATTTGTAAGGGAGTTTACAGAAATCAACGGAGGCCGGGCTTTTTACAGCTCACTTACGGGTTTAGGTGAATATATTTTTGAAGATTACATTAAAAACAGAAGAAAAACAGTCCGCTAA
- a CDS encoding fasciclin domain-containing protein → MKRIILSVFVIAAMAFSTSVYAQKNPMVGGAAMYPTKDIVDNAVNSKDHTTLVAAVKAAGLVETLKSAGPFTVFAPTNEAFDKLPAGTVETVLKPENKAMLTKILTYHVVAGKMDAKTIAKAIKAGNGKAELTTVSGGKLWAAMAGTQLVLTDEKGGTAKVTISNVMQKNGVIHVIDSVLMPN, encoded by the coding sequence ATGAAAAGAATCATCTTATCTGTATTTGTCATAGCAGCTATGGCATTTTCAACTTCAGTTTACGCTCAGAAAAATCCGATGGTTGGTGGTGCAGCAATGTATCCGACTAAAGATATTGTAGATAATGCAGTAAATTCAAAAGACCATACTACACTGGTTGCCGCTGTTAAAGCAGCAGGCCTTGTAGAAACTTTAAAAAGCGCAGGCCCCTTTACTGTATTTGCGCCCACCAATGAAGCTTTTGATAAACTACCTGCCGGCACTGTAGAAACAGTCCTGAAACCAGAAAACAAAGCCATGTTAACTAAAATCCTTACTTACCACGTTGTCGCTGGAAAAATGGATGCAAAAACAATTGCCAAAGCCATCAAAGCAGGAAATGGCAAAGCTGAGTTAACTACTGTTTCGGGTGGAAAACTATGGGCTGCTATGGCTGGAACTCAATTAGTGCTCACTGACGAAAAGGGTGGAACAGCTAAGGTTACCATTTCGAACGTAATGCAAAAAAACGGTGTTATTCATGTTATTGACAGTGTTTTGATGCCTAACTAA